The sequence below is a genomic window from Lytechinus variegatus isolate NC3 chromosome 3, Lvar_3.0, whole genome shotgun sequence.
CCGAATTGATTCGACCTGGGGGCGCCGATTTGATGTTCAACCTAGGTgagccgaattgatgttcgacttaagggcaccaaattgatgttcaacatcGAGGCGCCGAATTCGACATGagggggcgccgaattcatATTCGGCATTAGGGCACGCCATAATGATGTTCTACCAAGGAACACCAAAGTGATGCTCGACATAGGAGGGTtctgaattgatgttcaacataGGAGACatcgaattgatgttcaacctagGGTGGACGAATTAATGCTCGACCTAGTTGACCAAATTTGATAGTGtcctaggggcgccaaattgatgtgtgagttggttggttggttggctGAGTTTAGTGTGGAGGTGGCGCTATCCATCGATATCCGATGATTTCCGCCAGGCTAAGCGAGAGGGATTCCACCCTCCCCTGTTACAGCTCTCGTCATAGAGagcgccgaatttatgttcgacatACGGGTGGGGGAGGGTTGTCGAACTGATATTCGACCAAGGGTGTGCCAAATTCATGTTCGACTGGGGGTCAAAATTGATGTTGAACTTAGGGGGCACCAAATTAATAGTTCTAGGGGtgctgaattgatgttcgacataggggcgccgAAATGACAGATGATCAACCTAGGGGGGGAGGGCTGAATTAATATTCAACATAGGGGCCGGAATTTGATAGTGACCTGGGGCGCAAAAACGATATTCAACCAAGAGAGTGCCGAATCGATCATGGGGCCACCGAAGTGACATTTGACGGGGGCGCCGAGTTGATGTTCAACCTAGCTGGGCTGAATTGATAATCGACTtaggggcaccaaattgatgttcaacctagGAGGGCGCCATATTGAGGTTTAAATTCGGCATAAGGGGGCACGCCAAATTCATGTTGTCCCTAAGAGGACGCTGACTTCATGTTCGACATAAGGGCatcgaattgatgttcaacttTGGGCGCTATAAAATTGATGTTCTACCTTGGGGCACCAAATtcatgttcgacataggggggcgccgaattaatgttcaacctaggggggacaaaattgatgttcgaaatagAGGGACGTTGGATCAATTTTCGACATAGGGGCGCGGAATTCTTGTCCAACCTAGGGGTCGCCGAATTCATGTTCGACAATTGGGGGGTCAAACTTATGTTCTATCTGGGAGGGTCTAGAATGGATGTTCCACCAagggggtgccgaattgatgttctacctTAGGGTGCCAAATTTATGTTTTACATAGGGATGCCGTATTGATCTTCAACCTCGAGGTGTGCTGAAATGATGTTCTACCTTGGGGGCTGAATTCATGCTCGACAAAGGGGTCGCTGAATTGATGTTGTACCGGGGAGCCTAATCAATGTTTTACCTTATGCGTTGAATTGATGCTCGACATAGGGGATGCTGGAGTGAGGTTCGGCCTATAGGGAGCACCAAATTAATGTTCGAAATAGATGGACGTTGAATCAAATGTTCGACATAGtcataggggcgccgaattcatATTCAACCTAGGGGCACCAAATTCATGACCAATTCATGCTCGACATAGGGGGAGCCATGTTGATGTTTGTCCTATAggggggtgccaaatttgtgtTTTACCTAGGGGCACCGAATCGATgttgaagcgggggggggggcaaattaatattcttcctagggggcagaattgatgttcgacctagagGGACCTAACTGATGCTCGACATACGGGGCACTGAATTGATGTTTAAAAGacaaagtccaccccaacaaaaagttgatttgaataaaaagagaaagatccaacaagcattacactgaaaatttcattaaaattggatgtgaaataagaaagttatgacataaagttttgcttagattcacaaaacagttatatacacatcttggtgggtatgcaaatgatgagactgatgacgtcatccactcactatttcttttgtattttattatataaaatagggAATATCCTATTTTtcccctcattgtcaagtgaatcaacgattaattcctccctgaacatgtggaatgagcattgtttaaaaTTATGATTCAGTAAAGTTGGTCATGATCGTCTAAtctctaaaaaataaaaaaaaattataattcaaacaataaaaaacaaaatagtgagggacatcatggAATGTCCCATTTGAGTTGTACatatcatgttttatgaaaaataagcaaaacattaaaatggcCTGACTTTATTtaacatttgatttttatgaaattttcagcattttgctagtttgatttttctctttttattcaacttgacctttaacctgtGGGGTGGCGAATCGATGTTCAACCTAGCGGGCGCAAATTGATGTTCAATGTAGAGGGGCGCTGGAATGTTTGAcctgggggcgccaaattgatattcGACCTGAGGGGGCACCTAATTGATGTTCTTCCTGGGGTGCAGAATTGATGTCTGACCTAGGGGCACCGAAATGATATCTACATAGGAGGACTGAATTGCTGATTGAGTTTTTCAGCATTTGGCGTTGTGTATTaattcagatataaatattttcagtctgGAGTATCCTTTTTAAGGGATTATTGAAGTCTAATTCTagttttgatatttaaaattgTAACATTTTCTTGCATTTAGTGAGTCAATAATAAAACCCGATTTTGTGGGGAAATAGAGGGGGCAAATGCTTACTCCATAACCTATAATTGGCAAGGTCCTACACACATTTGAATTACTTTAAGGCATTACTAAATTAGCATAGGCTGTCCAAATACAAATAACATGAAAATTACCGAGAATCTACACATGTTGTTAATACAGTAAATcacattttaataaaatatacaatCCAGTTTCAATGACCAAGTCATTCCCAAAggtaaataaaattataaagttGATCAAATGATGAGGTTTAAAACCACAGCCTAATCAATATACTTTCATATATTCATAATATGATAATCAACAAATATCCACTGTATATAGTTAGCATCCACTATGATTATCATGGAAAAGTAATGACACTTCATGAACGTCTGTttgcaataaaatatttttacttgGGGAAGTGGTTCAATAAAAGCTTGAAGTTTGCCAATAAAAGTctcataaaattgatttaaacttTTAACTTGAGCATGGCGGTCGTGATAAGTCTTGCCCAATTTCACGATCAATAAAACATGCAACATGGCCTTTGACCCATCACCCTTATTAAAGCACATGTGGTATCACCTAAGGCTAACTTGAGCCTACTGTGAACACATCTGATGCAGAAATACAGAAATGAGAGCAAATTGAACAAATAGAATAATGATGTAAATGGCCTCATATCAATTttccttttgacccctagatgaaaATCCCAGCTCGAAAagggttatttttttaaatatacctGGAGGTATGAACATAAAGAACAAATTCAATCCTTCAATTTTCAACTGAACATTAGTTACTACATCTTGATGACACTCCAATTAATTCAAAGTTAAAGGcaaattcatatttcttttaaaagtcaCATGCATAATGGTGCTTTAATGTTACtggtttatttcaatttcaaacacacgattgcaaattttgaaaagtACAATTTTACTAAGACACACAATGAATGGATTtacaaagaaaaggaagaattaTTGGCAATTATGCAAAGTGCCAGCAAACTTTAGTATCTTTCAATAATGGTAGCTTGAGGTAAATTTATTAAAACATATTGGATAAAAGGAATAAAGGGAGTTTATTACTTATACATGGTCTCTACAGCCCTTGATCATCAGCATTCTCAACCTGCTCGTCTCATCCTTATGTCCTGAAAATAGTTAAGCCATTCAATTTCATTCTGAACGTAATTTTGACATCTATTTGCTTTTCCATTCTTTCTGTACAAACTTACACGTTCAAGGCAGTGCTCGGTGAATTTCTTTGTTCGGGGTCATTGATCATTCGAAAAACAAAATACTCTACAGagcttttgatattttaaaaatctaatGTTCAGGATATTAACATACTTATCACGCTCCTGAATTTGAAACACAAGAAAGTTACATCTTAAGCACTGGAAAAtctgggggggggcacagttGTTATAACACAAgtgattacctttttttctggATCCATCCCGATCAAAAGGCAAGGAATATTGGTATAAACGACATAGATTAGTTTACATGATcatgagaaaaataatttgttcatataattatgataatttgtGTCTACACCAATCATCCATCATTATCAATAACATTCTGGCTCTGTTAACATCAGAAGATATAATTTAGAAGTCAAATCAACTGCCACAGTTAGCCTTAGAGAAACAGATAATCATTGTCTTTTAATTTATATAGCTCATTCAAAATGAGTTAATACTGCAAATGGTATGATACTCTAGTATCTCAGCTagtgaaaaaaaaggtattatGATATTGACTTCCCCATCATCACATGCTACCATTCACCATATGACACACGCCTGTACTTCATACATGAATATCTGTCTCTTCATTTGCAAGGCACATTTTTCTGCCAAACAAGGTAAAGCCCAATGACAGAAGCGATGACTCCACCAGCAGATCCGACACCCTTGTTGACATAGCCAAGGGCAGCCAAAGGAATGAATACATCAGAGAAGTCCAAAACGAACTGAAGCCTTGCCTTGGTGATGTCGGATTCCAGCCGTTGCCGTGGCACCGGCTCACCTGCTCTTTTAAGTTCCTTGAGGCTGAGAGAAAGCTTCTGCAGTTTGTACAGGTCTCTGAGAGTGAGAGCGAGGAGACCTATCAGCCAGGCCCTGGCAGAATTATCAGCCCATCTTTTAATgttcacctaaaaagatataaaatgaGAGATGATgaacatattcaatataatttaTGATCCTGGTGTGTTTGAGCAATTTGTAACCTTGAAGTAACAAAATTACCAAAGGTCCCTGATAAGCcttcttttaacatgtttatcTAGAAAGGTATTGAAATCATTGGCCaagtaaatatataaaatgatccTGAAGCCATCCAATTTAATGTTTTAATGATATGTTTATCTATAGTAAATGAAGGAAATGAAATTGTTATCTATTTAAACATATAAATTGGCCTATGTGCTTGTTTTTAACAACTTCCTATGAACCTAGAAGAAAATAACCAAAGTCCTCTTTACGTgcaagaataaaaatatgaacaaagcTTTATAGCAGAAAATAACTGGTGCAAAAAGTTTTGTATTCATATCACAAAATTGCCCCTTTTCACTAAACTTATTAGCATTATAAGTATTTTGTAGTACAAGCATTTATGAATTGTCCACCCAATGGAAATGTTTACTGATTACAGGTCATATTACATGTTGAGCCTAAGATTTTGACATTGATATCCTATGATAATCGCAGACTGACTTCTAAATGTTTTTTCCCACTTGtcataatacattttttctttaaatactaGACGCATATTCCCATTTTAAAAGTTTAGGGTATTCTTCATTGTAAATACATTTATCATTCAtcaagaatataaaaaagttcAAATACACATTTCGATTTGTGGACTAGTTTCATCACACGGTGTACATGTGAGCACTAAGAGATGTTGCTGTTTGATCAATTATATCAGAGGCTCAAGGGATTTCAGCAAACAAAGAATGCTCAACGAGGCAATAAATACATGCATACAGGTATGTATGTTACGCTTACCTATAGAGGCAGCTGCTTCAGTTATAAATTTGATCATTTATGTGCACATATTCTCCCCTCTCTTTCTATAGTATAAACCgatgttaatttgaatcaaaatcTATTActataaataataaaagaaaaagaaaactacaGATACCATAGTagtttttaaaacaaatgttaACTTCCTGTCTGCACTCAAGATTTCAGCATTTTTAGAGAGGATTTCCCTTAATTCCCAGGTATACAAAACACCACAGGAACTTACCTCATAGACTTTTACTTTGTGCAACCATACAACATGATCTGTCAAAAGCCACAAACTTTTGCCAAGGTATCCAATGAGTTGCAAGCTAGCCTCTGTATTGTCACTTGATGCCAATGAATCTAATGCTCTCTGCAAGAACTCAACGGACCTCAGCATACGAAACACTGTTGAACCaaatataacaaataaagtGATTATATCACAGAAGAATCCAT
It includes:
- the LOC121411265 gene encoding peroxisomal membrane protein 11A-like encodes the protein MAKQTRPSEPIRDLMKYLSFTEGRDKIYRITQYATRFILWYYGNNKASHFNLERIKNLESTVTNSRKLFRMLRSVEFLQRALDSLASSDNTEASLQLIGYLGKSLWLLTDHVVWLHKVKVYEVNIKRWADNSARAWLIGLLALTLRDLYKLQKLSLSLKELKRAGEPVPRQRLESDITKARLQFVLDFSDVFIPLAALGYVNKGVGSAGGVIASVIGLYLVWQKNVPCK